A region from the Papaver somniferum cultivar HN1 unplaced genomic scaffold, ASM357369v1 unplaced-scaffold_22, whole genome shotgun sequence genome encodes:
- the LOC113340585 gene encoding phosphoglycerate mutase-like protein 1 isoform X2, whose protein sequence is MDSSATTTLFPLHRTKTLHLVRHAQGVHNVEGEKDFSAYKSEEFFDAQLTPLGWEQVDNLHKHVHECGLDKKVELVIVSPLLRTLQTAVGSFGPEGYADGTDVTPLMVANAGNSNCSAISNLNTPPFVAVELCREQLGVHPCDRRRSISEYRTMFPAIDFSLIEDEEDVLWQADVRESREAVAARGMKFINWLWTRKEKEIAVVTHRAFLRQTLGELGDDCHPTVQKEIRNPFANCELRSVVITDNGA, encoded by the exons ATGGATAGCTCGGCGACTACAACTCTCTTTCCGTTGCACCGTACTAAGACTTTGCATCTG GTGAGGCATGCCCAAGGAGTTCACAATGTAGAAGGAGAAAAGGATTTCAGCGCTTACAAATCTGAAGAATTCTTTGATGCTCAACTTACTCCTCTTGGATGGGAGCAG GTTGATAACTTGCATAAGCATGTTCATGAATGTGGACTTGATAAGAAGGTTGAATTAGTAATCGTGTCTCCGTTACTAAG GACGTTGCAAACAGCAGTGGGATCATTTGGTCCTGAAGGATACGCGGATGGGACGGATGTCACACCACTAATGGTGGCAAATGCAGGGAATAGCAATTGTTCTGCAATCTCAAACTTAAATACCCCACCATTCGTAGCAGTGGAGCTTTGCCGAGAACAATTG GGTGTTCACCCATGTGATAGGAGGAGAAGTATATCTGAATATCGGACCATGTTTCCTGCAATCGATTTCTCACTG ATAGAAGATGAGGAGGATGTTTTGTGGCAGGCTGATGTAAGAGAGTCAAGAGAAGCTGTTGCTGCCAGGGGAATGAAATTTATCAATTG GTTGTGGACACGTAAAGAGAAAGAGATTGCAGTCGTCACCCATAGAGCTTTCTTGCGTCAGACCCTCGGTGAACTTGGAGACGACTGCCACCCAACAGTGCAGAAAGAAATCCGCAATCC CTTTGCTAATTGCGAGCTTCGTTCGGTGGTGATCACTGATAATGGGG CTTGA
- the LOC113340585 gene encoding phosphoglycerate mutase-like protein 1 isoform X1 encodes MDSSATTTLFPLHRTKTLHLVRHAQGVHNVEGEKDFSAYKSEEFFDAQLTPLGWEQVDNLHKHVHECGLDKKVELVIVSPLLRTLQTAVGSFGPEGYADGTDVTPLMVANAGNSNCSAISNLNTPPFVAVELCREQLGVHPCDRRRSISEYRTMFPAIDFSLIEDEEDVLWQADVRESREAVAARGMKFINWLWTRKEKEIAVVTHRAFLRQTLGELGDDCHPTVQKEIRNPLIGSDTSVTNYPGKIPSVLHLPSDRCCT; translated from the exons ATGGATAGCTCGGCGACTACAACTCTCTTTCCGTTGCACCGTACTAAGACTTTGCATCTG GTGAGGCATGCCCAAGGAGTTCACAATGTAGAAGGAGAAAAGGATTTCAGCGCTTACAAATCTGAAGAATTCTTTGATGCTCAACTTACTCCTCTTGGATGGGAGCAG GTTGATAACTTGCATAAGCATGTTCATGAATGTGGACTTGATAAGAAGGTTGAATTAGTAATCGTGTCTCCGTTACTAAG GACGTTGCAAACAGCAGTGGGATCATTTGGTCCTGAAGGATACGCGGATGGGACGGATGTCACACCACTAATGGTGGCAAATGCAGGGAATAGCAATTGTTCTGCAATCTCAAACTTAAATACCCCACCATTCGTAGCAGTGGAGCTTTGCCGAGAACAATTG GGTGTTCACCCATGTGATAGGAGGAGAAGTATATCTGAATATCGGACCATGTTTCCTGCAATCGATTTCTCACTG ATAGAAGATGAGGAGGATGTTTTGTGGCAGGCTGATGTAAGAGAGTCAAGAGAAGCTGTTGCTGCCAGGGGAATGAAATTTATCAATTG GTTGTGGACACGTAAAGAGAAAGAGATTGCAGTCGTCACCCATAGAGCTTTCTTGCGTCAGACCCTCGGTGAACTTGGAGACGACTGCCACCCAACAGTGCAGAAAGAAATCCGCAATCC CTTGATAGGGTCTGATACTTCAGTTACTAACTACCCTGGAAAGATTCCTAGTGTGCTACATCTTCCTAGTGATCGATGCTGCACTTAA
- the LOC113340613 gene encoding UDP-glycosyltransferase 87A1-like encodes MEEILAGLRESGVRYLLASRDGYLTSIARGGGVGADDEIGVPMITFPFYFDQIPNRKLIVDDLKVGTKVTNEFGAKAVVKRDEVEKIVKKFMNINEAAEDNVSEAKEMRRRSSELKEMCRRALAKGGSSDTNMDAFIQEILQIHGNY; translated from the exons ATGGAGGAGATTTTGGCTGGATTGCGTGAAAGTGGGGTCCGATATTTGTTGGCTTCGCGTGATGGGTATCTGACTTCAATTGCACGTGGCGGTGGTGTTGGTGCCGATGATGAGATAG GTGTACCCATGATTACATTTCCATTTTATTTTGATCAAATTCCAAACAGAAAACTGATTGTAGATGATCTAAAAGTTGGAACCAAAGTCACAAACGAGTTTGGAGCAAAAGCTGTGGTCAAAAGGGATGAAGTTGAAAAGATTGTGAAGAAGTTCATGAACATAAATGAAGCAGCAGAAGATAATGTTAGTGAAGCTAAGGAGATGAGAAGAAGATCAAGTGAACTCAAGGAGATGTGTAGAAGAGCATTGGCTAAAGGTGGTTCATCCGACACCAACATGGACGCTTTTATCCAAGAGATCCTTCAAATCCATGGTAACTATTAG